The genomic interval ACCGGGTTATTCGGATTGTTATTCACATCGACCACCGGCGCAAAATTGACATGCATGCCCATACGTTTAAACTGCCTGGCTACTTCTACGCCCATCTGATAAATCAACTGATTATCCTGCACTGCTCCCAGCGACATCTGGTAGGGAAAGCGGATCGTACTATCCAGTCGCATACCAATGCCCCACTCGGCATCCATCGCTACCATTAAAGGCACTTTCGATTCACTCTGGTATTTATTAGTCAAGTTTGCCTGCCGTACCGGGCCACCCTGAAAAAAGATCAATCCGCCAATTTTATATGTTTTAATCAGGTTGCTGATCGTATCCACATGTCCCTGGCTGCGGTTAGAATAGGCCGCTACCATAAGCAACTGGGCAATCCTTTCGTCCGACGTAAGTTTGTTCATGATGGAATCTACCCATTTCTGCTCTGTTTCCAGAAAAGGCGGAATCGCTGTAGAACTGCCGCTTTGCTGCTGGGCGGAAGAGCTAACAGGATACAAGCTGCCAGTAAATAGCACGAGTAGAGAAAGCAGGTAAAGACCCTTTTTAAACAAATAGTGGGATGAAAGAAAATGCGTAACTATGGTCATGTGTTGGGTGTAAATAACAAATATACTAAAGCCGCTACGGAATAGGAATAGAGGGCAAAATTTGCCTGTAAAAAGACCTATATTCAGCCGCTAAAAAAATTTTATAAATTTTTATTTTTAGGTAAACCCTCCTGAGAAAATTGCCGTAAGTATGCCCAGACGAGTTAGTTGAACAGACTGACCTTTACATAGATAAACACAACCGACATTGAAAGCATCATGCCTGTAAGTATGATGCTTTTCCGTTTTTTTAGCTTTCTATTTCTCCGTTTCAGGCTGCCCTTCTGAGAAAAAAAAATTTCACTTATGGAATAGGCATTGTTGTTGCATCTTACCAGTAAACAACCCAAATTAACAACAATTTATGAAACGCCTATTTATGAATGTTTTTTCTGGAATTTTATTTGCCGGATTATATTTGATTTCCACAGCCGCTCAAGCGCAAGTACAGCCTTCATTCCCAAATATGAAAAAAATCGAAGTTACCGGCTCTGCCGAAATGGAAGTAATTCCCGATGAAATATATTTTTCTATCTCCCTGCGGGAATATTTTAAAGATAAGGACAAAAACAAGGTAGAAATTACCGAACTGGAGAAACAATTGCAAGCCGCTGTAAATGCCGCTGGTGTGCCCAAAGATAATTTCCAGATCGAAAATATTTCTGGCTACCGGTACTGGGCAGGGCGCAAAAAACCAGTGGATTTTCTGGAAAGCAAGCGCTATGTGTTAAAAATGAATAATCTGGCAAAAGTGGACGAAATTATGTCAAAAGTGGATGCCAAAGGTATTGAATACGTGAACATTAGCCGCTACGAGCATTCCAAAATTGAGCAATTCCGCAAAGACATTAAAACAAAAGCTTTACAGGCAGCTAAAGATAAAGCGGCCTATCTGTTACAAGGTATCGGTGAGCAGGTAGGCGGCGTGCTTGAGATTCAGGAACTGGGCGGCAACGATGGCTATCCTATCCCCTACCCGATGTACAGGGAATCTAACCAAATGATGATGTCTAAAGCGGCGGGTGACGTAATGGAACAGGCAGCCGAACCAGAAATTGATTTTCGTAAGATTAAAATCCGTTACGAAGTACGGGCGGTATTTGCTATCAAGTAATCTTTCGTTGGCAATTTTAAGCCAGATTTGAAAAGGATAAGTTCAGTCGATAGCTGAATTTATCCTTTTTGCTTTATATTTATGTGATGCAATTGAATCAATCACTATGAAATCAGGATCTGAAACAACTGGTATTGTACTGGCCGGAGGAAAGAGTTCGAGAATGGGATTTGAAAAAGGTCTGGCAGAGATACAGGGTAAAAAGATGATAGAATGGGTGATACAAGCCTTACAGCCGGTTTGCCAGCATCTCATTGTTATTAGTAATACAAACGTATATGATTATTTGGGCATTCCGGTTTATTCGGATATCTATACAGATACTGGTCCCTTAGGAGGAATTTACACTGGCTTGAAGCACAGTATAACTTCCAGTAATCTAATGCTTGCCTGTGACATGCCTTTTATTTCTTCCCAGGTGTTGCAGCAATTGCTTCTGGAAGCTGCAGGATATGAAATTGTGGTTCCATCCATCCATGGACAATGGCACCCGCTATGTGCCCATTATAACAAACAAATTAATATTAAAGTAGAAGAGTTGATTACAACTAAAGTCTGGAAAATGCAGGAAGCCATCAGGCGTTTTCACTTTAAAGAGTGGCCAGCCGACAAAGCAGGATTTGATGCCCGGTTTTTTGCCAATATCAATACCTTCGCAGAATTACAGCAAATTCAAAAATAGATTGATAATCAGACGTATTGTAGCTACAATTTGCTATGCTTTGCTGT from Rhodocytophaga rosea carries:
- a CDS encoding SIMPL domain-containing protein, with product MKRLFMNVFSGILFAGLYLISTAAQAQVQPSFPNMKKIEVTGSAEMEVIPDEIYFSISLREYFKDKDKNKVEITELEKQLQAAVNAAGVPKDNFQIENISGYRYWAGRKKPVDFLESKRYVLKMNNLAKVDEIMSKVDAKGIEYVNISRYEHSKIEQFRKDIKTKALQAAKDKAAYLLQGIGEQVGGVLEIQELGGNDGYPIPYPMYRESNQMMMSKAAGDVMEQAAEPEIDFRKIKIRYEVRAVFAIK
- the mobA gene encoding molybdenum cofactor guanylyltransferase: MKSGSETTGIVLAGGKSSRMGFEKGLAEIQGKKMIEWVIQALQPVCQHLIVISNTNVYDYLGIPVYSDIYTDTGPLGGIYTGLKHSITSSNLMLACDMPFISSQVLQQLLLEAAGYEIVVPSIHGQWHPLCAHYNKQINIKVEELITTKVWKMQEAIRRFHFKEWPADKAGFDARFFANINTFAELQQIQK